In Silene latifolia isolate original U9 population chromosome X, ASM4854445v1, whole genome shotgun sequence, the following proteins share a genomic window:
- the LOC141617813 gene encoding protein WVD2-like 3: MGMEVIEGCTDKEPDGVVIYSNDTSPDLSYEAAPIHGDGMESLEHPKVITMPDECDVKECTSEKSLEISEACYIDNSEVQSYPKIKVRSDDLLEKTKAPGMKTRGETREKISPNGRTKFTVPRPFCLATERRASTRPLETETDVIKSSLKSKITQPPNSGKKHQQNLARKPLQFENKKHSDEDDSNSATSDVAPYVRDSRPKIVASAPVFKSMVRAEKRREFNSKLEEKHQALENEKLENEARTKEEIESTIKQMRRNMMFKASPMPSFYHDGPPAKLELKKAPPTRAKSPKLGRRKSCSDAGVSKKSLTKANRHSLGTVKEDSNASDTTSRTSISTSINKTYGNDNELDQGQEPIKGENKMEISVMS; this comes from the exons ATGGGAATGGAGGTCATAGAAGGATGTACAGACAAAGAGCCTGATGGTGTCGTAATATACTCGAATGACACATCCCCTGATTTGAGCTATGAAGCTGCGCCAATTCACGGTGATGGCATGGAATCACTTGAACACCCAAAAGTAATTACTATGCCTGATGAATGTGATGTGAAGGAATGTACCTCAGAAAAGTCGTTGGAGATTTCTGAAGCTTGTTATATCGATAATAGTGAGGTTCAGAGCTATCCTAAAATTAAAGTCAGGAGTGATGATCTGCTGGAAAAGACTAAGGCTCCAGGCATGAAGACAAGGGGTGAAACAAGGGAAAAAATTTCACCAAATGGTCGTACAAAGTTCACAGTTCCTCGACCCTTCTGTTTGGCAACGGAAAGGAGAGCGTCAACTCGGCCTCTGGAGACTGAAACCGATGTGATTAAGTCATCACTAAAATCAAAGATCACACAGCCACCTAACAGTGGCAAGAAACATCAG CAAAATCTGGCAAGGAAGCCACTGCAATTTGAGAACAAAAAGCATTCTGACGAGGATGATTCCAACTCTGCAACTTCTGA CGTTGCACCCTATGTGAGGGATTCTAGACCCAAGATTGTTGCATCAGCTCCAGTTTTTAAATCCATGGTACGCGCAGAGAAGCGGAGGGAG TTTAACTCAAAACTAGAAGAGAAACATCAAGCTCTAGAGAATGAGAAACTTGAAAATGAAGCAAGGACAAAG GAAGAAATTGAATCAACTATCAAGCAAATGAGAAGGAACATGATGTTTAAGGCCAGTCCAATGCCAAGCTTCTACCATGACGGGCCACCTGCTAAGCTTGAACTTAAGAAG GCGCCTCCAACCCGTGCAAAATCACCAAAACTCGGAAGAAGGAAGAGCTGCAGTGATGCTGGCGTATCAAAGAAAAGCCTGACCAAAGCAAATCGACATAGCCTTGGAACTGTAAAAGAGGATTCTAATGCCTCAGATACCACCTCCCGGACTAGCATCAGTACTTCGATTAATAAAACATATGGAAACGACAATGAACTTGATCAAGGACAAGAACCGATCAAAGGAGAGAACAAAATGGAGATATCTGTCATGTCATGA